GTGCCAGGTTTGAAGACGTAGGCGATCATGTCAGGAACAGTGTCGGCGGCGTAGGCGGCGGAGATCACGACGGTGGCGCCGAGCAGAGCGGACTTCAGGTCGAGTTTCATGGCCTCACTTCCAGGTGGCGGCGTTCCAGGTGGCGGCATTCCATGTGCCGGCCGAGCCTGGGAAGATGACGTGGGAGCAACTGGTCAGCAGCAGGGCAGCGCAGGCCAGGGCTGCGAGACGTGTCTTCACGTCTGTGATCGTGCCGCCGCGTGTCTGACAGTGCCGTCACGGTGCTATGTTCATGAGGGTGCCGGCGGTGAATGGACGAGGGCCCGGCCCAGCGCCCCATTCCAGCCGCACCCGGTGGGGTGGCTCAGCCTCGCCAGCTCCTGCCCAGCGCGGAACCGGTCGAACAGCGCGCTGTCGTGCTGGCGCAGGGTCTGCGCCCCCGCCTGCTCGCTGAGCCAGCCCATCGGCGTACGCACGCGGGTGTACGAGATGTAGCGTACCCGACCATGTTTCCGCTGCTGCTGGCGCTGAGGGTAGGCTGGAACCATCCGCTGCTGGCGGTCACTGTGGGCGTCACGAGTTCGCTGGCTGTCTTGGTGTCCCACACATGGAGGGCCTGGTACCAACACTCGGCCAGGGTACGCGCCTGCCGCATGAGCTGGCGGAACGTGACCCCTCCCTCTGGGGTCCAGACAGACGGCGCTGCGGCCTGGGTTTCGTCTAGCCGGTGGCGTCCTCGGTTAGCGAGGCGACCAGGTCGGCCATGTTTATTGGCTTGGCGATACTCACCTTGTGGGCGGCGCTCATTGGTGAACGCTCCTTGATCTGAATCGGGCGTGGAATACGGGAATGCTCAAGGCCGCAGCGCTCTGCGCCGCCACCGTAATTTCGTAGCAATTCCTACACTCGCTGCCATGTATCAGCCCCCCGCCGCCATTGAGGCCTGGAGGTACCTCCAGTCGCTGGCATGTACACACGCGGTCTACGAGCTGCGGCGAAATGGCACGACCACGCACTACGTCGCCATCTCGCAGGACGGACAGATCATCGCGACCGGGGTGGACACGTCCGAGGGTCATGCCAATGTGCTCGCGCTGATCGGGGCATTGCGGGTCGTCGTCCGACCGCCTCCGCCAACCTGACTGGCACGCCAGGTCGTCCGCCTCACCCGGACACATGCACCGAAAATGACGTAGTTGCACGTGGGTTCGGCGTGGCATCTGTAGCCGTGCTGGCAGTCGCACCAAATGTTCTCTCGACACACTGGCGCAGTGACGTGCCGGGATGACATCCTCGCTGCCATACCCGTATTGATCCAGGCGCGGGACGACCAGACGTTTTCTGCGGTCGAGGTGGCGAAGTTCATGCGGGCGAGAGGCACGCCCTACAAGGAACTGTCCATTCGCCGGATGGTGACCTACGATATGTGCGCGCCAGAGCCCGATCTTACCGGCCGGCGAACGCAGGAACTGGAGCGTGTCGAGCGCGGACGGTACCGGGTGCGGACCGCTCAGGAGTGTCGTTCGTGAACGCTGTAGACGGGGCGTTCCGTGTTAATGCGACCCCACGAAAGACCCCGGTGAGGCCAGCGTGGCCAGCATGGAGCCACCATGTCCCCACACGACCTGATTCTGGTGGTCGAAGACCTCGTCACTCATCGGCCCGACCGGGCGTTCTGGCTGTTTGAAGTCTTCGAACAGGTGTGCGTTGGAGGGACGGAATGGTCGGTGACGAAGGTCCGGGCGGTGCTGACGCAGGACCTGTGCGTGAATGCGCTCCATCCCACACCGGGAAGCGGCAAGTGCATTGAGCGCCTGGAACGGGGCCGGTACCGGCTGCTGGAGGACCTCACGCTGGCCTCCGCTGCCGACTGATCACGTCCGGGTGCGGCCGCGTGGCCTGCGGGGCGCTCACGCCGCGGCACACGTCCTTCAGGCCGAGCTGGTACAGGTAGAACGGCTCGCGCGCACGCACGAAGCCGTGCACCTCGCGCCGGACCCACGCGGTCAGGCGGGCCGCTGCTGCGGGTCCGGCTCACGCTCAACCTCGCGCGGCAGGAGCTGCTGCCGCTGGCGCTTGCTGACGGCGCGGCGGGTGGCCTGACGGTTCCGGCGGCTCATCGGTACGCCCAAGGGAGCGGACCCCACGCACTGCGCGGCATGCGCCCAGACGTGGCACGACTTTGACCGAATGCCCACACTGCGCGTCTCTCCACAGTTCCTTCCAGCGGACCCAGAGACAGTGCCGTGTGAAGTCCCCCAAGATTGACCTGAACGTTCCTGCCGACGTCGTCACCGCGGCCCGAGAGGGCCTGGCACTGCGTCAGGCCCTCCCATACGCCGGCAGCGGTTCGGGGCAACGCATGGCCGAACGGCTGGCCTGCGGTAAGCCCATGACGGCCAGCGCGGTGCGGCGATTGGCCACGTATTTCGCGTCGCATGACCAGCCGAGGCTGGTGGGATCGACGGGCCGGCCCCACCGGATGCACGTGGCGTGGTTGCTGCGGGGCGGAGACGCAGGTCGAGCATGGGCGGAGCGCGTGGTGGCAGCCCTGGACGCCGCGGCCGTGGTGCCCGAACAGGAGCGGCGCGCGGTCGAGGAACCGGCGGGGTGGGTCAAGCGGG
This region of Deinococcus metalli genomic DNA includes:
- a CDS encoding DNA-binding protein, with amino-acid sequence MKSPKIDLNVPADVVTAAREGLALRQALPYAGSGSGQRMAERLACGKPMTASAVRRLATYFASHDQPRLVGSTGRPHRMHVAWLLRGGDAGRAWAERVVAALDAAAVVPEQERRAVEEPAGWVKRAC